The Streptomyces sp. NBC_00597 DNA segment CACGATCGTGCGTCCCGAGTGGCCCGAGCCCCTCAGCCTCTGCACGCACCGGTCGGCGAGCCGCTGCACCTCGTTGCGGATCCGCACCCGGTCGTGCAGGTCCACGTCGAAGGTGTCCTCGACCGACACGGACTTCGCGTCGCGCTCGGCGACCACCGGCCGGTCGTCCAGCCCCAGCGCCATCCGGTACAGGCCGACCCCGTGCGAGCGCCCGACCATCCGGACCAGCTCGTCCTCACCGGCCTCGGCCAGCTCTCCCACGGTGGTGATCCCGGCCCGCCGCAGGTGCTCCCCGGTCGCCGGCCCCACCCCCGGCAGGGTCCGCACCGACATGGGCGCGAGCAGGGCCCGCTCGGTCCCCGGCTCGATCAGCAGCAGCCCGTCGGGCTTGGCCTCCTCCGAGGCCACCTTCGCCAGCATCTTCGACCCCGCCAGCCCCACCGACGCGCTGAGGCCGGTCGCGGCCTGGATGGCCGCCCGCAGCATCTGTCCCGTCTCCAGGGCGGCTTCCGCGTCGAAGGCGGCGCCGCCCGCCTCCAGGTCCACGAAGGCTTCGTCCAGGCTGAGGGGCTCCACGAGCGGTGACAGCTCCCGCAGCAGCGCCATGACCACGTCACTGACCGCCCGGTACAGGCTGAAGCGCGGGATCAGGTAGGCGCCGTTCGGGCAGAGCCGGCGCGCCTGGGCCGTCGGCATCGCCGAGTGCACCCCGAAGCGCCGGGCCTCGTAGGACGCGGTGGCGACCACCCCGCGCGGACCGAGCCCGCCGACGATCACGGCCTTGCCGCGCAGGCTCGGCTTCGACGCCTGCTCCACGGAGGCGTAGAAGGCGTCCATGTCCAGGTGCAGGATGGTCGGCGCGGCTCTCACAGCCCTGATGCTGCCCCATGCCACCGACAATCGGCCGGGACGGAGCGCGGCGGCTCCGCGGCCGGGCCGGGGACCGTGCTCAACCGGCGCGGTTGCGCCGCGCGGCCAGCTCGTCCGTCGGGTTGTGGCCGACCACCGTCTCCCCGGTGTCGACCCGCTCGCCG contains these protein-coding regions:
- a CDS encoding DNA polymerase IV; amino-acid sequence: MRAAPTILHLDMDAFYASVEQASKPSLRGKAVIVGGLGPRGVVATASYEARRFGVHSAMPTAQARRLCPNGAYLIPRFSLYRAVSDVVMALLRELSPLVEPLSLDEAFVDLEAGGAAFDAEAALETGQMLRAAIQAATGLSASVGLAGSKMLAKVASEEAKPDGLLLIEPGTERALLAPMSVRTLPGVGPATGEHLRRAGITTVGELAEAGEDELVRMVGRSHGVGLYRMALGLDDRPVVAERDAKSVSVEDTFDVDLHDRVRIRNEVQRLADRCVQRLRGSGHSGRTIVLKVRRYDFSTLTRSETLRGPTDDPAVVREAAARLLEAVDTTGGVRLLGVGVTGLADYTQEDLFAQSMAAEAAADTAASGGAAESDVAEEVDGRGGAGESGAPGGSAGPGGPLEAPEGALASVTPETVPERRWPAGSDVLHAVYGPGWVQGSGVGRVTVRFERPGSPPGRVRTFRVEDPELEPSDPLPLVGKTAPDARAEPPASGAA